The genomic interval GAATGAAGAAACATGTAGGTAAATATGCGCCAGATCTGTCCCTGCAGAAATGTATTACGCGGTATGAGTGCCCCATATGTCTCAACAAAACCACCCACTCCGGGTATGTTCTGCAGTATAAAAACAGCTAAGTTTGCAATCAGCAGATATCGAACAGCTTTACCTGTACCCTGTTGTCCCAACATAATCATGACTCCATATCAGGTTAAGTTTTCGAAGCGAACAGTTATGGTAAGCAAAAATGTGGCCGACAGAATCAGCTTCTGCCATATTTTTCCATTAATTTCTTCTGTACGAAATCAGGTACAAAAGAGCTTACATCTTCGCCATAGTGAGCGATCTGTTTTACAAGGGTCGAATTGAGATATGTATATTCAGCGCTTGGCATGAGAAAGATTGTTTCGGCACTATTGTGCATATTACGGTTAGTAAATGCCATTTGAAATTCATAATCTATATCAGAAACCGCTCTGAGTCCTCTTATAAGCGCAGTAGCATTGTTTTCCCTCAGACAATTGACTATGAGCCCGGAATGGCTGATCACCTCTATATGTGGCACATGGCACAGAGCTTCTCTTACCATCTCCACACGTTCATCAACTGAAAAGAGGGGGGATTTAACCGGATTGGCAGCAACAACCGCTATCACTTTTTTGAAAATGTTCGAAGCTCTGACAGCGATATCTATGTGTCCGAAAGTAATAGGATCAAAAGTACCCGGGTATAGGGCAGTGGGCATATTAATTTACCTTTTCAACTTTTATGTATTTTGTAAAATTCTACAACAGTATCTCCAAATATCCTTCTGTCATACATATTTTCTGCAGCTTTTTTTGAATCAGGTTTTTTCTCTCCCGGTAATCTGCGCCGCTCATAGACAAGAATACCTTCGGGTGAAAGCCTCTTGACAAGCAAAGGCACCATTTGGGGGAGCTGGTCACAGTCATACGGAGGATCATAATATATCAACTGATAACGTTCATCAGATGAAGTTACAAACTTGCGCACGTCCTGCCGGATCACCCTGACCCGATCTTTAACTGCCAGGTATTCTGAATTTTTTTCTATCCCGGAAGCATAGACCTTATCACTTTCAATAAAATCAACCCTTTTAGCCCCGCGGCTGAGCATTTCAAATCCCATCGTGCCACTGCCGGCACAAACATCCGCCACATATGCATCCAGCAAATGAACTTTCAGTATTTCCGCCACCGATTCCCGGGCACGCTCTGTTGTGGGACGGAATTGTTTTTTAGCTTTTTCGCTGACCTTTATTATCCGCCCTTTCAGCTCCCCGGAGATGATTCTAAGTCCCATTTACTATACTAC from Chitinispirillum alkaliphilum carries:
- a CDS encoding 16S rRNA (guanine(966)-N(2))-methyltransferase, which encodes MGLRIISGELKGRIIKVSEKAKKQFRPTTERARESVAEILKVHLLDAYVADVCAGSGTMGFEMLSRGAKRVDFIESDKVYASGIEKNSEYLAVKDRVRVIRQDVRKFVTSSDERYQLIYYDPPYDCDQLPQMVPLLVKRLSPEGILVYERRRLPGEKKPDSKKAAENMYDRRIFGDTVVEFYKIHKS
- a CDS encoding Phosphopantetheine adenylyltransferase, yielding MPTALYPGTFDPITFGHIDIAVRASNIFKKVIAVVAANPVKSPLFSVDERVEMVREALCHVPHIEVISHSGLIVNCLRENNATALIRGLRAVSDIDYEFQMAFTNRNMHNSAETIFLMPSAEYTYLNSTLVKQIAHYGEDVSSFVPDFVQKKLMEKYGRS